Proteins found in one Neofelis nebulosa isolate mNeoNeb1 chromosome 3, mNeoNeb1.pri, whole genome shotgun sequence genomic segment:
- the LZTS1 gene encoding leucine zipper putative tumor suppressor 1 isoform X1: MGSVSSLISGHSFHGKHCRASRYKLGKSSHLKKLNRYSDGLLRFGFSQDSGHGKSSSKMGKSEDFFYIKVSQKARGSHHPDYTALSSGDIGGQAGVDFGPSTPPKLMPFSSQLEMGSEKGAVRPTAFKPVLPRSGAILHSSPESASHQLHPAPPDKPKEQDPKPSLCSGALSDSGRNSMSSLPTHSTSSSYQLDPLVTPVGPTSRFGGSAHNITQGIILQDSNMMSLKALSFSDGGSKLAHPSKADKASSCIRSPISTDECSIQELEQKLLEREGALQKLQRSLEDKELASSQAYEERQWRCKEELDCLEQKCSGKLKQASQKSQRTQQMLHLQVLQLQQEKRQLRQELESLMKEQDLLETKLKSYEKEKTSFAPALEETQWEVCQKSGEISLLKQQLKESQTEINTKASEILSLKAQLKDTRGKLEGMELKTQDLESALRTKGLELEVCENELQRKKNESELLREKVNLLEQELLELRAQAALQREAVSLGPGLGPGPGTTFSEDIPALQRELERLRAELKEERQGHDQMSSGFQHERLVWKEEKEKVIQYQKQLQQSYLAMYQRNQRLEKALQQLAHGDGAGEAFEIDLEGADIPYEDIIATEI; encoded by the exons ATGGGTAGTGTCAGTAGCCTCATTTCTGGCCACAGCTTCCATGGCAAGCACTGCCGAGCTTCACGGTACAAGCTGGGCAAGTCCTCCCATCTCAAGAAACTCAATCGATATTCAGATGGGCTTCTGAGATTTGGCTTCTCCCAGGACTCAGGCCATGGCAAGTCCAGCTCCAAAATGGGAAAGAGTGAAGACTTCTTCTACATCAAGGTCAGCCAGAAAGCCCGGGGCTCCCACCACCCAGATTACACTGCACTGTCTAGTGGGGACATAGGCGGCCAGGCTGGGGTGGACTTTGGCCCGTCCACCCCACCCAAGCTTATGCCCTTCTCCAGTCAGCTAGAAATG GGGTCAGAGAAAGGTGCAGTGAGGCCCACAGCATTCAAGCCTGTGCTGCCACGGTCAGGAGCTATCCTCCACTCATCCCCTGAGAGCGCCAGCCACCAGCTGCACCCTGCCCCTCCAGACAAGCCCAAGGAACAGGATCCAAAGCCCAGTCTGTGCTCTGGGGCACTGTCTGACTCTGGCCGGAACTCCATGTCTAGCCTGCCCACGCACAGCACCAGCAGCAGCTACCAGTTGGATCCACTGGTTACACCAGTGGGGCCCACCAGCCGTTTTGGGGGCTCAGCCCACAATATCACCCAGGGCATCATCCTCCAGGACAGCAACATGATGAGTCTGAAGGCTCTGTCTTTCTCCGATGGGGGCAGCAAGCTGGCCCACCCAAGCAAGGCAGACAAGGCTTCCTCATGCATCCGCTCCCCCATCTCCACAGATGAGTGCAGCATCCAGGAGCTTGAGCAGAAGCtgctggagagggagggagcactcCAGAAGCTGCAGCGTAGCCTTGAGGACAAGGAGCTGGCCTCCAGTCAGGCTTATGAAGAACGGCAGTGGCGCTGCAAGGAGGAGCTGGATTGCCTGGAGCAGAAGTGCAGTGGCAAGTTGAAGCAAGCCTCACAGAAGAGCCAGCGCACACAGCAGATGCTGCACCTCCAGGTGCTCCAGCTCCAGCAGGAGAAGAGGCAGCTCCGGCAGGAGCTTGAGAGCCTCATGAAGGAACAGGACCTGCTGGAGACCAAGCTCAAGTCCTATGAGAAGGAAAAGACCAGCTTTGCCCCTGCACTGGAAGAGACTCAGTGGGAG GTGTGCCAGAAGTCGGGTGAAATCTCTCTTCTGAAGCAGCAGCTGAAGGAGTCCCAGACAGAAATCAACACCAAGGCTAGTGAGATCCTTAGTCTGAAGGCACAGCTGAAGGACACACGGGGCAAACTGGAGGGCATGGAGCTGAAGACTCAGGATTTAGAGAGTGCTCTGCGCACCAAGGGCCTGGAGCTAGAGGTCTGTGAGAATGAGCTTCAGCGCAAGAAAAATGAGTCTGAGCTTCTCCGAGAGAAGGTGAACCTGCTGGAGCAGGAGCTGCTGGAGCTGCGGGCCCAGGCTGCCTTGCAGCGGGAAGCTGTGTCTCTGGGGCCAGGGCTAGGGCCAGGGCCTGGGACTACCTTCTCTGAGGACATCCCCGCCCTGCAGCGGGAGTTGGAGCGGCTGCGTGCAGAGCTCAAGGAGGAGCGGCAAGGCCACGACCAGATGTCCTCAGGCTTCCAGCATGAGCGGCTGGtgtggaaggaggagaaggagaaggtgatCCAGTACCAGAAGCAGCTACAGCAGAGCTACCTGGCCATGTACCAGCGGAATCAGCGCCTGGAGAAGGCCCTGCAGCAGCTGGCCCATGGGGACGGTGCAGGGGAGGCCTTTGAAATTGACCTTGAAGGGGCCGACATCCCCTACGAGGATATCATAGCCACTGAGATCTGA
- the LZTS1 gene encoding leucine zipper putative tumor suppressor 1 isoform X2 — protein MGSVSSLISGHSFHGKHCRASRYKLGKSSHLKKLNRYSDGLLRFGFSQDSGHGKSSSKMGKSEDFFYIKGSEKGAVRPTAFKPVLPRSGAILHSSPESASHQLHPAPPDKPKEQDPKPSLCSGALSDSGRNSMSSLPTHSTSSSYQLDPLVTPVGPTSRFGGSAHNITQGIILQDSNMMSLKALSFSDGGSKLAHPSKADKASSCIRSPISTDECSIQELEQKLLEREGALQKLQRSLEDKELASSQAYEERQWRCKEELDCLEQKCSGKLKQASQKSQRTQQMLHLQVLQLQQEKRQLRQELESLMKEQDLLETKLKSYEKEKTSFAPALEETQWEVCQKSGEISLLKQQLKESQTEINTKASEILSLKAQLKDTRGKLEGMELKTQDLESALRTKGLELEVCENELQRKKNESELLREKVNLLEQELLELRAQAALQREAVSLGPGLGPGPGTTFSEDIPALQRELERLRAELKEERQGHDQMSSGFQHERLVWKEEKEKVIQYQKQLQQSYLAMYQRNQRLEKALQQLAHGDGAGEAFEIDLEGADIPYEDIIATEI, from the exons ATGGGTAGTGTCAGTAGCCTCATTTCTGGCCACAGCTTCCATGGCAAGCACTGCCGAGCTTCACGGTACAAGCTGGGCAAGTCCTCCCATCTCAAGAAACTCAATCGATATTCAGATGGGCTTCTGAGATTTGGCTTCTCCCAGGACTCAGGCCATGGCAAGTCCAGCTCCAAAATGGGAAAGAGTGAAGACTTCTTCTACATCAAG GGGTCAGAGAAAGGTGCAGTGAGGCCCACAGCATTCAAGCCTGTGCTGCCACGGTCAGGAGCTATCCTCCACTCATCCCCTGAGAGCGCCAGCCACCAGCTGCACCCTGCCCCTCCAGACAAGCCCAAGGAACAGGATCCAAAGCCCAGTCTGTGCTCTGGGGCACTGTCTGACTCTGGCCGGAACTCCATGTCTAGCCTGCCCACGCACAGCACCAGCAGCAGCTACCAGTTGGATCCACTGGTTACACCAGTGGGGCCCACCAGCCGTTTTGGGGGCTCAGCCCACAATATCACCCAGGGCATCATCCTCCAGGACAGCAACATGATGAGTCTGAAGGCTCTGTCTTTCTCCGATGGGGGCAGCAAGCTGGCCCACCCAAGCAAGGCAGACAAGGCTTCCTCATGCATCCGCTCCCCCATCTCCACAGATGAGTGCAGCATCCAGGAGCTTGAGCAGAAGCtgctggagagggagggagcactcCAGAAGCTGCAGCGTAGCCTTGAGGACAAGGAGCTGGCCTCCAGTCAGGCTTATGAAGAACGGCAGTGGCGCTGCAAGGAGGAGCTGGATTGCCTGGAGCAGAAGTGCAGTGGCAAGTTGAAGCAAGCCTCACAGAAGAGCCAGCGCACACAGCAGATGCTGCACCTCCAGGTGCTCCAGCTCCAGCAGGAGAAGAGGCAGCTCCGGCAGGAGCTTGAGAGCCTCATGAAGGAACAGGACCTGCTGGAGACCAAGCTCAAGTCCTATGAGAAGGAAAAGACCAGCTTTGCCCCTGCACTGGAAGAGACTCAGTGGGAG GTGTGCCAGAAGTCGGGTGAAATCTCTCTTCTGAAGCAGCAGCTGAAGGAGTCCCAGACAGAAATCAACACCAAGGCTAGTGAGATCCTTAGTCTGAAGGCACAGCTGAAGGACACACGGGGCAAACTGGAGGGCATGGAGCTGAAGACTCAGGATTTAGAGAGTGCTCTGCGCACCAAGGGCCTGGAGCTAGAGGTCTGTGAGAATGAGCTTCAGCGCAAGAAAAATGAGTCTGAGCTTCTCCGAGAGAAGGTGAACCTGCTGGAGCAGGAGCTGCTGGAGCTGCGGGCCCAGGCTGCCTTGCAGCGGGAAGCTGTGTCTCTGGGGCCAGGGCTAGGGCCAGGGCCTGGGACTACCTTCTCTGAGGACATCCCCGCCCTGCAGCGGGAGTTGGAGCGGCTGCGTGCAGAGCTCAAGGAGGAGCGGCAAGGCCACGACCAGATGTCCTCAGGCTTCCAGCATGAGCGGCTGGtgtggaaggaggagaaggagaaggtgatCCAGTACCAGAAGCAGCTACAGCAGAGCTACCTGGCCATGTACCAGCGGAATCAGCGCCTGGAGAAGGCCCTGCAGCAGCTGGCCCATGGGGACGGTGCAGGGGAGGCCTTTGAAATTGACCTTGAAGGGGCCGACATCCCCTACGAGGATATCATAGCCACTGAGATCTGA